In a single window of the Subtercola sp. PAMC28395 genome:
- a CDS encoding carbohydrate ABC transporter permease, whose amino-acid sequence MATLTAAGRPPRAKKERVREEPLLPNSGKGGGGFWLYLIPGFVLLTAIVIVPLVWNIYLSFTSYRGIKPPKFIGLDNWVELMGDTKFWTSFGNSIAMIVAMVIIPTLVGLVLAAMLFDLVGKKFGGRVASFLRATYYLPQILPVAIAAVVIGWILRPDNGALNEVLAAIGLGDLQHNWLGSPDTALLSIMFVMVWVQLGYPVVIFMAALQRVDPELYEAAELDGANWLQRFRSITVTIIRPEIFVVTLTSTIAALKVFGPIFTLTRGGPGTSTIVPSYYSYSEFFQSQQVGYGATIATALTIVTIVVAVFFIKAQNRAERAESGR is encoded by the coding sequence ATGGCGACACTCACCGCAGCGGGCAGACCGCCGCGAGCGAAGAAGGAGCGGGTTCGCGAAGAACCCCTGCTGCCGAACAGCGGCAAAGGCGGGGGCGGCTTCTGGCTCTACCTGATCCCGGGATTCGTGCTGCTCACCGCCATCGTGATCGTGCCCCTGGTGTGGAACATCTACCTGAGCTTCACCTCGTACCGCGGCATCAAGCCGCCGAAGTTCATCGGCCTCGACAACTGGGTCGAGCTGATGGGCGACACGAAGTTCTGGACCAGCTTCGGCAACAGCATCGCCATGATCGTGGCCATGGTGATCATCCCGACGCTCGTCGGCCTGGTGCTCGCGGCGATGCTGTTCGACCTGGTCGGCAAGAAGTTCGGTGGGCGGGTGGCCAGCTTCCTGCGGGCCACCTACTACCTGCCGCAGATTCTGCCCGTCGCCATTGCGGCGGTCGTGATCGGCTGGATCCTCCGGCCAGACAACGGGGCGCTCAACGAGGTGCTCGCGGCCATCGGCCTCGGTGACCTGCAGCACAACTGGCTCGGCAGCCCCGACACGGCACTGCTCAGCATCATGTTCGTGATGGTGTGGGTGCAACTCGGGTACCCGGTCGTGATCTTCATGGCCGCGCTGCAGCGGGTCGACCCCGAGCTCTACGAGGCTGCGGAGCTGGATGGGGCGAACTGGCTCCAGCGGTTCCGGTCGATCACCGTCACGATCATCCGGCCCGAGATCTTCGTGGTCACCCTCACCAGCACGATCGCGGCCCTCAAGGTCTTCGGGCCGATCTTTACGCTGACGCGCGGTGGCCCGGGTACCTCGACGATCGTGCCGAGCTACTACTCGTACAGCGAGTTCTTCCAGAGCCAGCAGGTCGGCTACGGCGCGACCATCGCGACGGCGCTCACGATCGTGACCATCGTGGTGGCTGTGTTCTTCATCAAGGCCCAGAACCGGGCAGAGCGAGCGGAGAGTGGGCGCTGA
- the bcp gene encoding thioredoxin-dependent thiol peroxidase, translating into MTDTSERLVAGVQAPDFTLPDENGSPVSLADFRGSKVVVYFYPAAGTPGCTTQACDFRDNINSLKSAGYQVLGVSKDEPAALAKFTAEQGLNFPLLSDVDLEVHRAYAAWGEKSLYGKTVTGVLRSTFVLDESGVVTLALYNVKATGHVASLRKKLGIDS; encoded by the coding sequence GTGACAGACACCTCCGAACGCCTGGTTGCCGGTGTTCAGGCTCCCGATTTCACCCTGCCGGACGAGAACGGCTCGCCCGTCTCGCTCGCCGATTTCCGCGGATCCAAAGTCGTCGTGTACTTCTACCCTGCAGCAGGAACACCCGGCTGCACCACACAGGCCTGTGATTTTCGCGACAACATCAACTCGCTGAAGAGTGCGGGTTACCAGGTGCTCGGCGTGTCGAAAGACGAACCGGCCGCTCTCGCGAAGTTCACCGCAGAGCAGGGTCTGAACTTTCCATTGCTCTCCGACGTCGACCTCGAGGTTCACCGCGCCTATGCCGCCTGGGGCGAGAAGTCGCTGTACGGCAAGACGGTCACCGGTGTTCTGCGCTCGACGTTCGTTCTCGACGAGTCCGGCGTGGTGACCCTGGCCCTCTACAACGTGAAGGCCACTGGGCACGTGGCATCGCTCCGCAAGAAGCTCGGCATCGACTCGTAG
- a CDS encoding ROK family transcriptional regulator gives MSLGADHFARTSASSGTTEELRRSNLARILTLIHRGGALSRAELTRLTGLNRSTIGGLVAELRELGLAFETMPGSGEGNRAGRPSPVVHPSQSVVAIAVNPEVDAIHIGLVALGGRVLKRIRLETEAAPTSREVVEMTRAAIAGLVAGSEQALTIVGIGLAVPGLVRRSDGQVRIADHLDWIDEPLTEMMSMATGHRTVAANAAQLGMRAESLFGAGRGVDDLVYLIGGASGIGGGVVTGGQLLTGADGYAAEFGHTFVTTNGTDCTCGSQGCLEAEVTQSELLDAVGLGAAQAELLAGLIEASDDPAVAELVARDVALVRVAVRNAVNLFNPRLIIVGGFLTALFPTGDGLAAEALSTPREELTVALAELGADQLLIGAGELVFSQLLLDPASSMGTELPLTEM, from the coding sequence ATGTCTCTTGGTGCTGACCACTTTGCCCGCACAAGTGCAAGCAGCGGCACCACCGAAGAACTCCGGCGAAGCAACCTCGCCCGAATCCTCACGCTGATCCACCGGGGCGGAGCACTCTCCCGAGCTGAGCTCACGCGTCTCACCGGCCTGAATCGTTCGACGATCGGCGGCCTGGTCGCTGAGCTGCGCGAACTGGGCCTCGCCTTCGAGACCATGCCCGGCAGCGGCGAGGGCAACAGGGCCGGCCGGCCGAGTCCGGTCGTGCATCCATCGCAGTCTGTCGTGGCGATCGCCGTGAACCCGGAGGTCGACGCGATCCACATCGGCCTCGTCGCGCTCGGCGGGCGCGTGCTGAAGCGGATCAGGCTCGAGACCGAGGCCGCGCCGACGTCACGCGAGGTCGTCGAGATGACGCGGGCAGCGATCGCCGGCCTCGTCGCCGGATCCGAACAGGCACTGACGATCGTCGGCATCGGCCTCGCCGTTCCGGGCCTCGTGCGCCGCAGCGACGGCCAGGTGCGCATTGCCGACCACCTCGACTGGATCGACGAGCCGTTGACCGAAATGATGTCCATGGCCACCGGGCATCGAACGGTGGCGGCCAATGCGGCGCAGCTCGGCATGCGCGCCGAGAGCCTCTTCGGCGCCGGCAGGGGGGTGGATGACCTGGTCTACCTCATCGGGGGTGCGAGTGGCATCGGCGGTGGGGTGGTGACGGGTGGGCAACTGCTCACCGGGGCTGACGGGTATGCCGCGGAGTTCGGCCACACGTTCGTGACGACGAACGGCACCGACTGCACGTGCGGTTCGCAGGGGTGTCTTGAGGCAGAGGTGACGCAGTCTGAGCTTCTGGATGCTGTAGGCCTCGGTGCAGCGCAGGCCGAGCTGCTCGCGGGGCTGATCGAGGCATCGGACGACCCCGCTGTCGCGGAACTCGTCGCCAGGGATGTCGCGTTGGTGCGAGTGGCCGTGCGGAACGCCGTGAACCTGTTCAACCCGAGGTTGATCATCGTCGGCGGGTTTCTGACCGCGCTGTTTCCGACCGGCGACGGGCTCGCGGCAGAGGCTCTCTCGACTCCGCGCGAGGAACTCACGGTGGCGCTGGCGGAACTGGGAGCCGACCAGCTCCTGATCGGAGCCGGCGAGCTGGTCTTCTCCCAGCTCCTGCTCGATCCGGCATCGTCGATGGGCACCGAGCTTCCTCTGACTGAGATGTAA
- a CDS encoding ABC transporter substrate-binding protein encodes MRRRLLATGAILAASALLLAGCSGGSSSGTSSNAVNTSPDGKGKTLTLWDYEDDTSAMGMAWKASIAEFEKETGATVKFEAKSFEGIRSTASQVLNSDAAPDILEYNKGNATAGLLASQGLLSNLDAAVAAYGWDKKLAPSLQTTAKYDEKGIMGSGSYYGIPNYGEFVDVYYNKDMFAKYNLAVPTTFAEFETALKTFKDAGITPLAESAAEYPLGQLFYQLALSSATRQWVTDYQTYTGKVDFQDKDFTFAANTIKDWVDKGYISSSATGLKAEDAGTAFEAGTNPIFYSGSWWYGRFVKEITNFQWSSFLFPGSTMAPGSSGNLWVVPENSKNKDLAYKFIDITMSAPMQALIGNNGGIPVAATASDITDPKSKELIDNFNTLTARDGLAFYPDWPTPTFYDQLNAGLQELVNGTKTPTDFLTEIGTEYQAGVDTITKG; translated from the coding sequence ATGCGAAGAAGACTTCTCGCGACAGGCGCCATTCTGGCGGCCAGCGCTCTACTGCTCGCAGGCTGCTCTGGAGGCTCCAGCAGTGGTACCAGCAGCAACGCGGTGAACACCAGCCCCGACGGCAAGGGCAAGACCCTGACCCTGTGGGACTACGAAGACGACACCAGTGCAATGGGAATGGCCTGGAAGGCCTCCATCGCAGAGTTCGAGAAGGAGACCGGCGCCACGGTGAAGTTCGAGGCGAAGAGCTTCGAGGGCATCCGCTCCACCGCGAGCCAGGTCCTGAACTCCGACGCCGCCCCCGACATCCTCGAATACAACAAGGGCAACGCCACGGCCGGCCTCCTCGCCAGCCAGGGCCTCCTGTCGAACCTCGACGCCGCCGTTGCCGCATACGGCTGGGACAAGAAGCTCGCCCCGTCACTGCAGACCACGGCGAAGTACGACGAGAAGGGCATCATGGGCTCGGGGAGCTACTACGGCATTCCCAACTACGGTGAGTTCGTCGACGTCTACTACAACAAAGACATGTTCGCGAAGTACAACCTCGCGGTTCCCACCACCTTCGCCGAGTTCGAGACGGCGCTGAAGACCTTCAAAGACGCCGGCATCACCCCTCTTGCAGAGTCGGCAGCCGAATACCCGCTCGGCCAGCTCTTCTACCAGCTGGCCCTGTCGAGTGCCACGCGCCAGTGGGTCACCGACTACCAGACCTACACCGGCAAGGTCGACTTCCAGGACAAGGACTTCACCTTCGCCGCGAACACGATCAAGGACTGGGTCGACAAGGGCTACATCTCCTCGAGCGCGACCGGCCTCAAGGCAGAAGACGCCGGCACCGCCTTCGAAGCGGGCACCAACCCGATCTTCTACTCCGGCTCCTGGTGGTACGGCCGCTTCGTGAAGGAGATCACGAACTTCCAGTGGTCGTCGTTCCTCTTCCCCGGTTCCACCATGGCTCCGGGCTCCAGCGGAAACCTCTGGGTCGTCCCCGAGAACTCGAAGAACAAAGATCTCGCGTACAAGTTCATCGACATCACCATGAGCGCGCCGATGCAGGCCCTGATCGGCAACAACGGTGGCATTCCTGTGGCCGCGACCGCGAGTGACATCACTGACCCGAAGAGCAAAGAGCTGATCGACAACTTCAACACGCTCACCGCTCGCGACGGTCTCGCGTTCTACCCCGACTGGCCCACCCCGACCTTCTACGACCAGCTGAACGCCGGCCTGCAGGAGCTCGTCAACGGCACCAAGACCCCCACCGACTTCCTCACCGAGATCGGCACGGAGTACCAGGCGGGCGTCGACACCATCACCAAGGGCTGA
- the yicI gene encoding alpha-xylosidase has product MKFTDGFWQTRPGVTPLYAQEAFDIVAGENSLVVTAPTKVIATRGDTLNRPLLTVTLSSPLPDVVGVKIEHFQGTLDQPGFELVGAEAGHGEVTVVDDRGSLTSGSLTATVTHGAPWNLTFSAGGRVLTSSGAKSVGYMELSGDAQVSTGLVGNARVGASTGIRSPGSVHPTYVHEQLSLGVGELIYGLGERFGPVVKNGQVVDIWNADGGTSSEQAYKNVPFYLTNRGYGVFVNYQGHVSYEVGSESVERVQFSVPGESLEYFVIYGDTPKAILERYTALTGRPAHVPAWSYGLWLTTSFTTNYDEETVTGFIDAMAERDLPLSVFHFDCFWMREFNWSDFEWDTRVFPDPEGMLARLHDKNLHVCVWINPYIAQRSQLFAEGKALGYLVKRPDGSVWQWDLWQAGMALVDFTNADATAWYQSKLRVLLDQGVDAFKTDFGERIPLEVDYFDGSSPERMHNHYTHLYNQAVFEVLQDARGEGDAVLFARSATAGGQQMPVHWGGDSTSSFESMAETLRGGLSLAFSGFGFWSHDIGGFEGTPDAGVFKRWTAFGLLSSHSRFHGSDSYRVPWVFDEEAVDVTRVFTKLKLALMPYLYAAGLEATATGTPVLRPTQLEFPSDPGVGHLEAQYLLGAELLVAPVFTADGRVEFYLPAGTWTNYFTGETVAGPVWRSEQHGFVTLPLYVRDGAVLPVGARTDLPDYDFLDGLTLELYPSSAAEQTTRELVVTNPDGTTAQFVIERSSEQLRVTSSSDRPWSIKVIEHGQTIEAVNGEAVFSL; this is encoded by the coding sequence ATGAAGTTCACCGACGGTTTCTGGCAGACCAGGCCCGGGGTCACGCCCCTGTACGCGCAGGAGGCATTCGACATCGTCGCCGGCGAGAACTCGCTCGTCGTCACGGCGCCGACCAAAGTGATCGCGACCCGCGGCGACACACTCAACCGGCCGCTGCTCACTGTCACCCTCAGCTCGCCCCTGCCCGATGTCGTCGGGGTGAAGATCGAGCACTTCCAGGGCACCCTCGACCAGCCGGGTTTCGAGCTGGTCGGTGCTGAAGCGGGCCACGGCGAGGTGACGGTGGTGGATGATCGGGGATCCCTCACCTCAGGGTCCCTCACCGCTACCGTCACCCACGGCGCCCCCTGGAACCTGACGTTCTCGGCCGGCGGTCGCGTGCTCACCTCGAGCGGGGCGAAGTCGGTCGGGTACATGGAGCTTTCGGGCGACGCCCAGGTCAGCACGGGGCTGGTGGGAAATGCCCGGGTCGGTGCATCCACGGGCATCCGTTCCCCCGGTTCGGTGCACCCCACGTACGTGCACGAACAGCTCTCACTCGGTGTCGGGGAGCTCATCTACGGGCTTGGGGAGCGTTTCGGGCCCGTCGTGAAGAACGGCCAGGTCGTCGACATCTGGAACGCCGACGGCGGAACGTCGAGCGAGCAGGCCTACAAGAATGTGCCGTTCTACCTGACGAACCGCGGATATGGTGTCTTCGTCAACTATCAGGGTCACGTCTCATACGAGGTCGGCTCCGAGTCGGTCGAACGCGTGCAGTTCTCGGTGCCGGGGGAGAGCCTCGAGTACTTCGTGATCTACGGCGACACACCGAAGGCGATTCTCGAGCGCTACACCGCACTCACCGGCCGCCCAGCGCATGTGCCGGCCTGGTCGTACGGTTTGTGGTTGACCACGTCATTCACGACCAACTACGACGAAGAGACCGTGACCGGCTTCATCGACGCGATGGCCGAGCGCGATCTGCCCCTCAGTGTCTTCCACTTCGACTGCTTCTGGATGCGCGAGTTCAACTGGAGCGATTTCGAATGGGACACCCGGGTCTTCCCCGACCCTGAGGGCATGCTCGCCCGCCTGCACGACAAGAACCTGCACGTCTGCGTCTGGATCAATCCCTACATCGCGCAGCGCTCGCAGCTCTTCGCCGAGGGCAAGGCCCTCGGCTACTTAGTGAAGCGACCTGACGGCAGCGTCTGGCAGTGGGATCTCTGGCAGGCAGGCATGGCACTCGTCGACTTCACCAACGCCGATGCCACCGCGTGGTACCAGTCGAAACTGCGCGTACTGCTCGACCAGGGCGTCGATGCGTTCAAGACGGACTTCGGTGAGCGCATTCCGCTCGAAGTCGACTATTTCGACGGTTCGAGCCCTGAGCGCATGCACAACCATTACACGCACCTCTACAACCAGGCCGTCTTCGAGGTGCTTCAGGATGCCCGGGGCGAGGGTGACGCGGTGTTGTTCGCCCGCTCGGCCACCGCCGGCGGGCAGCAGATGCCCGTGCACTGGGGCGGCGATTCGACTTCGAGCTTCGAGTCGATGGCCGAGACCCTGCGCGGCGGCCTCTCTCTCGCGTTCAGCGGTTTCGGGTTCTGGAGCCACGACATCGGAGGATTCGAGGGCACGCCCGACGCTGGAGTGTTCAAGCGCTGGACGGCGTTCGGGCTTCTTTCGTCGCACAGCCGCTTTCACGGCTCGGATTCGTACCGGGTGCCGTGGGTCTTCGACGAAGAGGCGGTCGATGTCACGCGCGTCTTCACGAAGCTGAAGCTCGCGCTCATGCCCTATCTGTACGCTGCCGGCCTCGAAGCGACGGCCACGGGCACTCCGGTTCTGCGGCCAACCCAACTCGAGTTTCCGTCAGACCCCGGCGTCGGTCACCTCGAGGCACAGTACCTTCTGGGTGCAGAGCTGCTCGTGGCACCGGTGTTCACTGCGGACGGTCGTGTCGAGTTCTACCTGCCGGCGGGCACGTGGACGAACTACTTCACCGGTGAGACAGTCGCGGGGCCCGTCTGGCGTTCGGAGCAGCACGGGTTTGTGACGCTGCCGCTCTACGTACGCGACGGCGCCGTGTTGCCGGTGGGTGCTCGCACAGACCTACCCGACTACGACTTTCTCGACGGGCTCACCCTGGAGCTATACCCCTCTTCGGCCGCGGAGCAGACCACTCGTGAGCTGGTGGTGACGAACCCCGACGGCACTACTGCACAGTTCGTGATCGAGCGAAGTTCTGAACAGCTTCGCGTGACCTCTTCGTCAGATCGCCCGTGGAGCATTAAAGTCATAGAGCACGGTCAGACTATCGAGGCCGTCAACGGAGAGGCAGTGTTTTCGCTATGA
- a CDS encoding Rv3235 family protein: MSQALPVERTPTPMFAERPVPPNAPHPSSRNQNPREFIENLTRCVLEVLAGVRDLDQLARWVSDDVYRHLSKRVVLSTRARQLKGQRSIRPTFTIGRTLLSEPCPGVIEGVVIVHGKARSRAVALRVERLGARWRASAITVL, translated from the coding sequence ATGAGCCAAGCACTGCCCGTCGAACGCACGCCCACGCCGATGTTCGCGGAGCGCCCGGTACCGCCGAACGCGCCGCACCCCAGCAGTCGAAACCAGAATCCGCGCGAATTCATCGAGAACCTGACACGATGCGTTCTCGAAGTCCTGGCTGGCGTACGAGATCTCGACCAGCTCGCGAGATGGGTTTCCGATGACGTCTACCGGCACCTGTCAAAACGGGTCGTACTGTCGACACGGGCCCGACAACTCAAGGGCCAGCGCTCGATTCGCCCGACTTTCACCATCGGGCGGACCCTGCTCTCCGAGCCGTGCCCAGGGGTGATCGAGGGTGTCGTCATTGTGCACGGCAAGGCCCGCAGCCGCGCAGTCGCACTGCGCGTCGAACGGCTCGGTGCACGCTGGCGAGCCAGTGCGATCACAGTGCTGTGA
- a CDS encoding WhiB family transcriptional regulator, producing MDWRDKAACLTADPELFFPVGNTGPAVDQIDKAKSVCARCSVTEICLQYALETGQDSGVWGGLSEDERRALKRRAARARRAS from the coding sequence ATGGACTGGCGCGACAAAGCAGCCTGCTTGACAGCAGACCCTGAGCTCTTCTTTCCCGTCGGCAACACCGGCCCCGCAGTCGACCAGATCGACAAGGCCAAATCCGTGTGCGCCCGATGCTCCGTCACCGAGATCTGCCTGCAGTACGCGCTCGAGACCGGGCAGGATTCCGGCGTCTGGGGTGGCCTCAGCGAAGACGAGCGTCGCGCACTCAAACGCCGCGCCGCGCGCGCCCGCCGCGCCTCCTAG
- a CDS encoding carbohydrate ABC transporter permease, with amino-acid sequence MASIITDQASDGRSGRGYDGRRSAAAKAGLADGDNGSGGRAGSPSNVKYVPRKKKSKRSAGDWALLAAAILIGIAIAIPFYLILINSFKSPADYASGGPLQWPTALNFDGLAKFWNRVNFPEKLWNSFFISGLVAIFAVIVSVLNAYAIGIGRVRGRTWIVVLFLLANVLPQEALLYPLYFMFKQVGLYDNVWSVIIIFTVIQSAFGTYLLSSVYGTFPKEILEAAALDGASRWTILWRVIVPISRPTLAVILIFFFIWTWNEFLIPLTFLVSNANQTVPVAIAVLQGDRLMDVTTTSASALLGLIPTLVFFLLFQRTLTRGITAGAVK; translated from the coding sequence ATGGCGAGCATCATCACTGACCAGGCGTCAGACGGGCGAAGCGGTCGCGGGTACGACGGCAGGCGTTCGGCGGCGGCGAAGGCCGGGCTGGCCGACGGCGACAACGGTTCGGGCGGCAGGGCGGGTTCGCCCTCGAATGTGAAGTATGTTCCGCGAAAGAAGAAGTCGAAACGCAGTGCGGGCGACTGGGCGCTTCTCGCTGCGGCGATCCTGATCGGCATCGCCATCGCGATCCCGTTCTACCTGATCCTGATCAATTCGTTCAAGTCGCCCGCCGACTATGCCTCCGGCGGCCCGCTGCAGTGGCCGACGGCGCTGAATTTCGACGGCCTGGCCAAGTTCTGGAACCGGGTCAACTTTCCGGAGAAGCTCTGGAACAGTTTCTTCATCTCGGGGCTGGTGGCGATCTTCGCCGTCATCGTCTCGGTGCTGAACGCCTACGCGATCGGCATCGGCCGGGTTCGCGGCCGCACCTGGATCGTCGTGCTCTTCCTGCTGGCGAATGTTCTGCCGCAGGAGGCGCTCCTCTACCCGCTGTACTTCATGTTCAAGCAGGTCGGGCTCTACGACAACGTCTGGAGTGTGATCATCATCTTCACGGTCATCCAGAGCGCCTTCGGCACCTACCTGCTGTCGAGCGTCTACGGCACCTTCCCGAAGGAGATCCTCGAGGCAGCCGCGCTCGACGGGGCCAGCCGCTGGACCATCCTGTGGCGCGTGATCGTGCCGATCAGCCGCCCGACGCTCGCCGTGATTCTGATCTTCTTCTTCATCTGGACCTGGAACGAGTTCCTGATTCCGCTCACGTTCCTGGTGAGCAACGCGAACCAGACCGTACCGGTGGCGATCGCCGTGCTGCAGGGCGACCGGCTGATGGATGTCACGACCACCAGCGCCTCGGCATTGCTCGGACTGATCCCGACGCTCGTGTTCTTCCTCCTCTTCCAGCGCACACTGACCCGCGGCATCACCGCCGGCGCCGTCAAATAG
- a CDS encoding sensor histidine kinase: MSTLSDLVLAQGNSTEADIEWLHLLVGDWQLLADLAFADIVLWVPSNDGSFVAVAHARPSSSATLFYRDFVGQAVKAEWRKQVTDAFESAQIVDTAAPDWYEETPTRVRAVPVLRRLTPSETTTTDKPIAVVTRHTNLSEARTPSRQELTFNECANDLFAMIAAGDFPDLGAPTGPRRGAPRASDGLIRLDVDGVVTFASPNGLSAFNRMGFGEELEGQSLAEVTTGLLSGTLVVDESLPLVVTGRAPWRTDVEARGVTVSLRAIPLRTKGQRFGAIVLCRDVTELRHDERELITKDATIREIHHRVKNNLQTVASLLRIQARRTHSDDAKDALSQAMRRVAAIAVVHDTLSEGLSQKVDFDVVFARVLMLVTEVASAHNTTVHPKFSGSFGVLPSEYATPLALALTELVTNAVEHGLAGQEGEVEIVASRSEEILTVEVRDTGSGLPEGKVGSGLGTQIVRTLIQGELGGIIDWHTMVGSGTVVTIEIPFRWLKKR; this comes from the coding sequence GTGTCCACACTCAGCGATCTCGTCCTGGCGCAGGGCAACTCCACCGAAGCAGACATCGAGTGGCTCCATCTCCTGGTCGGGGACTGGCAGCTCCTCGCCGACCTCGCTTTTGCCGACATCGTTCTGTGGGTGCCGTCGAACGACGGCAGTTTTGTTGCCGTCGCTCATGCCCGCCCCTCCAGTTCGGCGACCCTCTTCTACCGGGACTTCGTCGGCCAGGCCGTCAAGGCCGAGTGGCGCAAACAGGTCACTGACGCGTTCGAGAGTGCCCAGATCGTCGACACCGCTGCGCCGGACTGGTACGAGGAGACGCCCACCCGTGTGCGTGCCGTGCCCGTTCTCCGCCGTCTCACGCCCAGCGAGACCACCACGACCGACAAGCCGATCGCGGTGGTCACCCGTCACACCAATCTCAGTGAAGCCAGGACTCCGAGTCGCCAGGAGCTCACCTTCAACGAGTGTGCGAACGATCTCTTTGCCATGATCGCCGCCGGAGACTTTCCTGACCTCGGGGCGCCGACGGGTCCGCGAAGGGGTGCGCCCCGGGCATCCGATGGTCTCATCCGCCTCGATGTCGACGGAGTGGTGACGTTTGCGAGCCCGAACGGGCTCTCTGCTTTCAACCGCATGGGTTTCGGTGAAGAGCTCGAAGGGCAGTCTCTTGCCGAGGTCACGACGGGGCTGCTCAGCGGAACCCTGGTGGTTGACGAGTCGCTCCCACTCGTCGTCACCGGCCGTGCGCCGTGGCGCACAGACGTCGAGGCCAGAGGGGTCACCGTCTCGCTCCGTGCGATTCCCCTCCGCACCAAGGGCCAGCGTTTCGGTGCGATCGTTCTCTGCCGGGATGTCACCGAACTGCGCCACGACGAGCGGGAACTGATCACCAAAGATGCGACGATCCGCGAGATCCACCATCGTGTCAAGAACAACCTGCAGACCGTCGCGTCGCTGCTTCGCATCCAGGCACGACGTACGCACTCAGACGATGCGAAGGATGCGCTGTCGCAGGCCATGCGACGGGTGGCGGCCATTGCCGTGGTGCATGACACGCTCTCTGAGGGCCTCAGCCAGAAGGTCGACTTCGACGTTGTCTTCGCACGCGTGCTCATGCTGGTGACGGAGGTTGCTTCGGCTCACAACACCACCGTGCATCCGAAGTTCAGCGGGAGCTTCGGAGTGCTGCCGAGTGAGTACGCGACTCCGCTCGCGCTCGCTCTGACCGAGCTTGTGACGAATGCCGTCGAGCACGGCCTCGCCGGCCAGGAGGGCGAAGTCGAAATCGTCGCCAGTCGTTCCGAGGAGATCCTCACTGTGGAGGTTCGCGACACGGGTTCAGGCCTGCCTGAGGGCAAAGTCGGTTCGGGTCTCGGTACGCAGATCGTTCGCACGCTCATCCAGGGTGAACTCGGTGGGATCATCGACTGGCACACCATGGTGGGCAGCGGAACTGTCGTGACCATCGAGATCCCGTTCCGCTGGCTCAAGAAGCGCTGA
- a CDS encoding low temperature requirement protein A, with product MPSQEVLAISTTPAAAHPGRRVHWLELFFDLVMAAYIGQIAHTMHGDPSWLDAVAFVAFLAAAWWAWVNATVTMNLFGVRITPSIWVSVTIAMIAIGVMAAAVPDALGERAAAFAVGNAVIRLIWAVPWFANRRKIGVPWWRSVLYSIVPASLWLASIGVAPPWQYALWALAVAIEIVLLSFLSGQQAWLQSALDVDHLAERVGLLVVIVFGESILSIIAELNTQWTALSGLAAVLGFAAVAMLAWIYFGYATSAVERGLRQLQLRGSIGGLRDTVMYLPFLLIAGVTLFASALGTAVAEAGHQLPAGAAFCLSAGISLFFVASTAESLRYGAPRGDVILWGPAGILLPWVLPLLSAQIDAEAVVAVCGGIIAIMLALTAFNSRRVQARLETHAAQEQQS from the coding sequence ATGCCCTCACAGGAGGTCCTCGCCATTTCGACCACACCGGCGGCTGCACACCCGGGTCGACGGGTGCACTGGCTCGAACTCTTCTTCGACCTGGTCATGGCTGCCTACATCGGCCAGATCGCCCACACCATGCACGGGGATCCGTCATGGCTTGACGCCGTGGCATTCGTCGCCTTCCTGGCGGCGGCCTGGTGGGCGTGGGTGAACGCCACCGTCACCATGAATCTGTTCGGCGTGCGCATCACGCCGTCGATCTGGGTGTCGGTGACGATCGCAATGATCGCAATCGGTGTGATGGCTGCCGCGGTTCCCGACGCGCTCGGGGAACGGGCAGCCGCGTTCGCGGTCGGCAATGCCGTGATCCGTTTGATCTGGGCCGTGCCGTGGTTCGCCAATCGACGAAAGATCGGTGTGCCCTGGTGGCGATCGGTGCTCTACAGCATTGTTCCGGCATCGTTGTGGCTGGCGTCGATCGGGGTCGCGCCACCGTGGCAGTACGCACTGTGGGCACTGGCCGTGGCGATCGAGATTGTGCTGCTCAGCTTTCTCAGTGGCCAGCAGGCGTGGCTGCAATCGGCCCTCGATGTCGATCACCTCGCAGAAAGGGTGGGCCTGCTCGTCGTGATCGTCTTCGGCGAATCGATCCTGAGCATCATCGCCGAACTGAACACGCAATGGACTGCGCTGTCGGGCCTGGCCGCCGTGCTCGGTTTTGCAGCGGTCGCGATGCTGGCCTGGATCTACTTCGGCTACGCGACCTCCGCCGTCGAGCGCGGTCTGCGACAACTGCAATTGCGCGGGAGCATCGGGGGACTCCGCGATACGGTGATGTATCTGCCGTTCCTGCTCATCGCCGGCGTCACGCTTTTCGCCTCCGCTCTCGGCACTGCGGTTGCCGAGGCCGGGCACCAGCTGCCGGCAGGAGCCGCTTTCTGCCTCAGCGCCGGTATCAGTCTGTTCTTCGTGGCCAGCACAGCCGAGTCGCTCCGTTACGGCGCCCCACGCGGCGATGTCATTCTCTGGGGGCCGGCGGGCATCCTGCTGCCCTGGGTGCTGCCATTACTCTCGGCACAGATTGATGCAGAGGCGGTGGTCGCAGTGTGTGGCGGCATCATTGCCATCATGCTCGCGCTCACTGCTTTCAACTCTCGGCGCGTGCAAGCCCGGCTCGAGACACACGCAGCCCAGGAACAACAGTCCTAG